A window from Capsicum annuum cultivar UCD-10X-F1 unplaced genomic scaffold, UCD10Xv1.1 ctg82249, whole genome shotgun sequence encodes these proteins:
- the LOC124885109 gene encoding putative late blight resistance protein homolog R1A-3 isoform X1, with the protein MEREKENEGKREDGEANSSSQVSSAMLREDIVNLHDFIERLKIEEDQIVLDTDRIEKLKLELTFLSACLQLCYYISDGSNAKMSCISYKVHDLVQSLFHQRGDYMLVKLKDHVVPRLLENIKSFIISHRQSESSATMTEEKLVELLDAVLVNLHYLPKVRAELFLPSMTQYELLQNVFGNLRDFHGLKVNGCVEHKAIEYVLPQLQLMAERVGHFCLVLLSYQLDKTDETDEEDVDETDGKDDETDEEDEDGLDHMFLKSSTFEVSQVNSMLVHLLLKITPVSLEVMHICSTILEASKSAEVGHFIKQLLEASPDILREHLIHLQEHMFNAIPRSTSASNIHVMIEFLLIILTDMPKDLIHYEKLFVLLARVGELIREVSILIRNLEENSTDEENMKKISCASQDLLENIELLKEDLRHVFLESPADSSQLCFPMSDGPLFMTLLLRNLNDLLNSNAYSVTLIKEEISRVKEDLEHIRSFFGNVEQELHRDLWTRVLDVAYEAEHAINSILARDRGLLQLIFLLPETVGKIKLVRKEVQEKISKNMSIIFANSPNKPVINKSSIASKIIVGFEEETEWIIQKLTSGPAEVDVISIVGMPGLGKTTLAYRVYTEKSVVGHFDVRAWCTVDQERNEKKLLQKVFNEVIGLKERVSEDDIDDDVADKLRRQLFGKRYLIVLDDLWDTATWDELTRPLYAIPSEFQKGSRVILTSRKKEVALHGKFHSDPLDLRLLRPEESWELFEKKVFGEERCPDELKDVGEKIAEKCDGLPLVLDLIGGVISRKEKKEALWIEVLNNLSSFIFKDEEEVMKVIQLSYDNLSDHLKPCFLYLASYPKDEDIVISLLKELWTDEGLVEPTDLKSVEEVTEIYVDELISSSLVIVRGGSEQSCQIHDLVHDFCSIKSRQEKLFDLTSSIVLSSSSSDLMLRRRAISFDEGIYSDDSSFFSPEKRNPCAKHLLSLKIESGFLYNWHLRHLRLLKRLELRYIMLTDTALNEIGMLVHLRCLRIWMDAKALPLSFSNLCNLDTLVVENSEPNLVLSPTIWSLAKLRYVQIERTCSVFGSDIHKPTKLENLTTLSLLKLSCSVDSENIFKRFPNLRTLDFSMECSAPEQIYFPRLDVLNKLEMVSASFKCRGRTHVHQFDFHFPSSLKVVYLVGFHLASDELSRIGRSLPNLQKLRLYGASIEGGKEWNMEQVTFHNLKSLQLVYMCFSEWQVIADESFPVLEKLYIPYCTDLIEIPESFGDIASLKFITVSNSPQLKESALKIKEYVEEMTGEDKLEVEY; encoded by the exons ATggaaagagaaaaggaaaatgaagggAAAAGAGAGGACGGAGAAGCAAACAGCTCATCG CAGGTATCATCTGCTATGCTTCGAGAGGACATTGTCAATCTTCATGATTTCATAGAGAGGTTAAAGATTGAAGAGGATCAAATTGTTCTTGACACGGATCGAATTGAAAAGCTGAAACTGGAGCTGACATTTTTGTCGGCATGTTTACAGCTTTGTTATTACATTTCGGATGGTTCAAATGCCAAAATGTCTTGCATATCATATAAGGTTCATGATCTGGTTCAGTCACTTTTTCATCAGAGAGGAGATTACATGCTGGTTAAATTAAAGGATCATGTCGTTCCTCGCCTCcttgaaaatatcaaaagttttatCATCTCACATCGTCAATCTGAATCAAGTGCCACCATGACTGAGGAGAAGTTGGTTGAACTTTTGGACGCGGTCCTTGTGAATCTCCATTATCTACCCAAGGTTCGTGCTGAGTTGTTTTTGCCATCAATGACTCAATATGAGCTTCTTCAGAATGTATTTGGCAATTTAAGAGATTTCCATGGGCTGAAAGTAAATGGTTGCGTTGAGCATAAGGCAATTGAATATGTCTTACCACAGCTTCAACTTATGGCTGAGAGAGTAGGACACTTCTGTTTGGTCCTTTTGTCTTATCAACTTGATAAGACAGATGAAACAGATGAAGAAGATGTAGATGAAACAGATGGAAAAGATGATGAAacagatgaagaagatgaagatggaCTTGATCATATGTTTTTGAAGTCATCTACTTTTGAAGTCTCTCAAGTCAATTCCATGCTAGTTCATCTACTTTTGAAGATAACTCCGGTTTCACTGGAGGTTATGCACATATGTTCTACAATATTGGAAGCTTCAAAGTCAGCTGAAGTTGGACACTTCATTAAGCAGCTCCTAGAAGCATCTCCAGACATTCTTAGAGAACATCTGATTCACCTACAAGAGCACATGTTTAATGCTATACCTCGTAGCACTTCAGCGTCCAACATTCATGTCATGATAGAGTTCCTATTGATTATTCTTACAGATATGCCAAAGGACTTGATTcattatgaaaaattatttgttCTATTGGCACGTGTTGGAGAACTTATTAGGGAGGTGTCCATTCTCATTCGCAACTTAGAAGAGAACTCAACGGATGAagagaatatgaaaaaaataagttgtgCAAGTCAAGATTTGCTGGAAAATATTGAACTTCTGAAGGAAGATCTCAGACATGTTTTCTTGGAATCCCCTGCAGACTCATCTCAGCTCTGCTTCCCCATGAGTGATGGACCGCTCTTCATGACTCTTCTACTCAGAAACTTAAATGACTTGCTCAATTCCAATGCTTATTCAGTTACTTTGATAAAAGAAGAAATCAGTCGGGTGAAAGAAGACTTAGAACACATAAGATCGTTCTTTGGGAATGTGGAGCAAGAATTGCATAGAGATCTTTGGACTCGTGTTCTAGATGTGGCATATGAGGCGGAACATGCCATTAACTCAATTCTTGCCAGAGATCGTGGTCTCTTGCAGCTTATCTTCTTACTTCCTGAAACCGTAGGAAAGATCAAGCTTGTCAGAAAAGAGGTACAAGAGAAGATCTCCAAGAACATGAGTATCATTTTTGCGAACTCTCCCAACAAGCCAGTtataaacaagtcatcaatagcTAGTAAAATAATTGTAGGTTTTGAGGAGGAGACAGAGTGGATAATCCAGAAGCTCACCAGCGGACCAGCTGAGGTAGATGTCATTTCCATAGTCGGCATGCCGGGGCTTGGGAAAACAACTTTGGCTTACAGAGTATATACTGAAAAGTCTGTTGTTGGTCATTTCGACGTTCGTGCTTGGTGCACAGTTGACCAGGAACGTAATGAGAAAAAGTTGTTGCAGAAAGTTTTCAATGAAGTTATTGGTTTGAAAGAAAGAGTCAGTGAGGATGACATAGACGATGACGTTGCTGATAAGCTACGGAGACAACTGTTTGGAAAGAGGTACCTTATTGTCTTGGATGACTTGTGGGATACTGCAACATGGGATGAGCTGACAAGACCCTTATACGCCATTCCATCTGAATTTCAGAAAGGCAGCAGAGTTATTTTAACAAGTCGAAAAAAGGAAGTGGCTTTGCATGGAAAATTCCACAGTGATCCTCTTGATCTTCGATTGCTAAGACCAGAAgaaagttgggagttatttgagaaAAAGGTGTTCGGAGAAGAACGTTGCCCTGATGAACTAAAAGATGTTGGAGAGAAAATAGCCGAAAAGTGTGATGGGCTTCCTTTGGTACTTGATTTGATCGGCGGAGTCATttcaagaaaggaaaagaaagaggCTTTGTGGATTGAAGTTCTCAACAATTTGAGTTCCTTTATTTTTAAGGATGAAGAGGAAGTGATGAAGGTTATACAATTAAGTTATGACAATTTGTCAGATCACCTAAAGCCGTGCTTTCTGTACCTTGCAAGTTATCCAAAGGACGAAGATATTGTTATATCTTTGTTGAAAGAGTTATGGACTGATGAAGGACTTGTGGAACCAACTGATTTGAAGAGTGTGGAAGAAGTAACGGAGATTTATGTGGATGAGTTAATTTCTAGTAGCTTGGTAATTGTGAGAGGTGGTAGCGAACAGAGTTGCCAAATTCATGATCTTGTGCATGATTTTTGTTCGATAAAATCTAGACAGGAAAAATTGTTTGATTTGACGAGCTCAATTGTtctatcttcatcttcttcagaTCTGATGCTGCGTCGACGGGCCATTAGTTTTGATGAGGGCATTTATTCAGATGATTCTTCCTTTTTCAGTCCAGAAAAGAGAAATCCTTGTGCTAAACACCTCCTCTCTTTGAAGATAGAATCTGGATTTCTGTATAACTGGCACCTAAGACACCTGAGGCTTCTTAAAAGGTTGGAACTGCGTTATATAATGTTGACAGATACTGCGCTGAATGAAATAGGCATGCTTGTTCATTTGAGGTGCTTAAGGATTTGGATGGATGCAAAAGCTCTCCCTCTGTCATTTTCAAACCTCTGCAATCTAGATACTTTGGTGGTGGAAAACAGTGAACCAAACCTGGTATTATCCCCTACTATCTGGAGTCTTGCAAAGCTACGATATGTGCAGATCGAAAGGACTTGTTCTGTCTTTGGTTCGGATATTCACAAACCAACAAAATTAGAAAATCTGACTACATTATCTCTTCTCAAGCTTTCCTGTTCGGTAGactcagaaaatattttcaaaagatttcCCAATCTTCGAACCCTTGATTTCAGCATGGAATGTTCAGCACCGGAGCAGATTTATTTTCCAAGATTGGATGTCCTTAATAAACTTGAAATGGTGAGTGCAAGTTTTAAGTGCCGTGGGCGTACTCATGTACATCAGTTTGATTTTCACTTCCCATCAAGCTTGAAAGTAGTGTACTTGGTTGGGTTCCATCTGGCATCAGATGAACTGTCAAGAATTGGGAGATCACTACCCAACCTTCAAAAGCTGAGACTATATGGAGCAAGTATCGAAGGGGGAAAAGAATGGAACATGGAACAAGTCACCTTCCACAATCTCAAATCTCTACAACTGGTTTATATGTGTTTTTCTGAATGGCAGGTTATTGCAGATGAATCCTTTCCCGTGCTCGAGAAATTATATATACCATATTGTACTGATCTTATAGAGATCCCAGAGAGTTTTGGAGATATTGCTTCATTAAAGTTTATCACAGTGTCGAATAGCCCTCAGCTTAAAGAGTCGGCACTCAAGATTAAGGAATACGTTGAAGAAATGACCGGAGAAGACAAGCTTGAAGTAGAGTACTAG
- the LOC124885109 gene encoding putative late blight resistance protein homolog R1A-3 isoform X2, which translates to MEREKENEGKREDGEANSSSVSSAMLREDIVNLHDFIERLKIEEDQIVLDTDRIEKLKLELTFLSACLQLCYYISDGSNAKMSCISYKVHDLVQSLFHQRGDYMLVKLKDHVVPRLLENIKSFIISHRQSESSATMTEEKLVELLDAVLVNLHYLPKVRAELFLPSMTQYELLQNVFGNLRDFHGLKVNGCVEHKAIEYVLPQLQLMAERVGHFCLVLLSYQLDKTDETDEEDVDETDGKDDETDEEDEDGLDHMFLKSSTFEVSQVNSMLVHLLLKITPVSLEVMHICSTILEASKSAEVGHFIKQLLEASPDILREHLIHLQEHMFNAIPRSTSASNIHVMIEFLLIILTDMPKDLIHYEKLFVLLARVGELIREVSILIRNLEENSTDEENMKKISCASQDLLENIELLKEDLRHVFLESPADSSQLCFPMSDGPLFMTLLLRNLNDLLNSNAYSVTLIKEEISRVKEDLEHIRSFFGNVEQELHRDLWTRVLDVAYEAEHAINSILARDRGLLQLIFLLPETVGKIKLVRKEVQEKISKNMSIIFANSPNKPVINKSSIASKIIVGFEEETEWIIQKLTSGPAEVDVISIVGMPGLGKTTLAYRVYTEKSVVGHFDVRAWCTVDQERNEKKLLQKVFNEVIGLKERVSEDDIDDDVADKLRRQLFGKRYLIVLDDLWDTATWDELTRPLYAIPSEFQKGSRVILTSRKKEVALHGKFHSDPLDLRLLRPEESWELFEKKVFGEERCPDELKDVGEKIAEKCDGLPLVLDLIGGVISRKEKKEALWIEVLNNLSSFIFKDEEEVMKVIQLSYDNLSDHLKPCFLYLASYPKDEDIVISLLKELWTDEGLVEPTDLKSVEEVTEIYVDELISSSLVIVRGGSEQSCQIHDLVHDFCSIKSRQEKLFDLTSSIVLSSSSSDLMLRRRAISFDEGIYSDDSSFFSPEKRNPCAKHLLSLKIESGFLYNWHLRHLRLLKRLELRYIMLTDTALNEIGMLVHLRCLRIWMDAKALPLSFSNLCNLDTLVVENSEPNLVLSPTIWSLAKLRYVQIERTCSVFGSDIHKPTKLENLTTLSLLKLSCSVDSENIFKRFPNLRTLDFSMECSAPEQIYFPRLDVLNKLEMVSASFKCRGRTHVHQFDFHFPSSLKVVYLVGFHLASDELSRIGRSLPNLQKLRLYGASIEGGKEWNMEQVTFHNLKSLQLVYMCFSEWQVIADESFPVLEKLYIPYCTDLIEIPESFGDIASLKFITVSNSPQLKESALKIKEYVEEMTGEDKLEVEY; encoded by the exons ATggaaagagaaaaggaaaatgaagggAAAAGAGAGGACGGAGAAGCAAACAGCTCATCG GTATCATCTGCTATGCTTCGAGAGGACATTGTCAATCTTCATGATTTCATAGAGAGGTTAAAGATTGAAGAGGATCAAATTGTTCTTGACACGGATCGAATTGAAAAGCTGAAACTGGAGCTGACATTTTTGTCGGCATGTTTACAGCTTTGTTATTACATTTCGGATGGTTCAAATGCCAAAATGTCTTGCATATCATATAAGGTTCATGATCTGGTTCAGTCACTTTTTCATCAGAGAGGAGATTACATGCTGGTTAAATTAAAGGATCATGTCGTTCCTCGCCTCcttgaaaatatcaaaagttttatCATCTCACATCGTCAATCTGAATCAAGTGCCACCATGACTGAGGAGAAGTTGGTTGAACTTTTGGACGCGGTCCTTGTGAATCTCCATTATCTACCCAAGGTTCGTGCTGAGTTGTTTTTGCCATCAATGACTCAATATGAGCTTCTTCAGAATGTATTTGGCAATTTAAGAGATTTCCATGGGCTGAAAGTAAATGGTTGCGTTGAGCATAAGGCAATTGAATATGTCTTACCACAGCTTCAACTTATGGCTGAGAGAGTAGGACACTTCTGTTTGGTCCTTTTGTCTTATCAACTTGATAAGACAGATGAAACAGATGAAGAAGATGTAGATGAAACAGATGGAAAAGATGATGAAacagatgaagaagatgaagatggaCTTGATCATATGTTTTTGAAGTCATCTACTTTTGAAGTCTCTCAAGTCAATTCCATGCTAGTTCATCTACTTTTGAAGATAACTCCGGTTTCACTGGAGGTTATGCACATATGTTCTACAATATTGGAAGCTTCAAAGTCAGCTGAAGTTGGACACTTCATTAAGCAGCTCCTAGAAGCATCTCCAGACATTCTTAGAGAACATCTGATTCACCTACAAGAGCACATGTTTAATGCTATACCTCGTAGCACTTCAGCGTCCAACATTCATGTCATGATAGAGTTCCTATTGATTATTCTTACAGATATGCCAAAGGACTTGATTcattatgaaaaattatttgttCTATTGGCACGTGTTGGAGAACTTATTAGGGAGGTGTCCATTCTCATTCGCAACTTAGAAGAGAACTCAACGGATGAagagaatatgaaaaaaataagttgtgCAAGTCAAGATTTGCTGGAAAATATTGAACTTCTGAAGGAAGATCTCAGACATGTTTTCTTGGAATCCCCTGCAGACTCATCTCAGCTCTGCTTCCCCATGAGTGATGGACCGCTCTTCATGACTCTTCTACTCAGAAACTTAAATGACTTGCTCAATTCCAATGCTTATTCAGTTACTTTGATAAAAGAAGAAATCAGTCGGGTGAAAGAAGACTTAGAACACATAAGATCGTTCTTTGGGAATGTGGAGCAAGAATTGCATAGAGATCTTTGGACTCGTGTTCTAGATGTGGCATATGAGGCGGAACATGCCATTAACTCAATTCTTGCCAGAGATCGTGGTCTCTTGCAGCTTATCTTCTTACTTCCTGAAACCGTAGGAAAGATCAAGCTTGTCAGAAAAGAGGTACAAGAGAAGATCTCCAAGAACATGAGTATCATTTTTGCGAACTCTCCCAACAAGCCAGTtataaacaagtcatcaatagcTAGTAAAATAATTGTAGGTTTTGAGGAGGAGACAGAGTGGATAATCCAGAAGCTCACCAGCGGACCAGCTGAGGTAGATGTCATTTCCATAGTCGGCATGCCGGGGCTTGGGAAAACAACTTTGGCTTACAGAGTATATACTGAAAAGTCTGTTGTTGGTCATTTCGACGTTCGTGCTTGGTGCACAGTTGACCAGGAACGTAATGAGAAAAAGTTGTTGCAGAAAGTTTTCAATGAAGTTATTGGTTTGAAAGAAAGAGTCAGTGAGGATGACATAGACGATGACGTTGCTGATAAGCTACGGAGACAACTGTTTGGAAAGAGGTACCTTATTGTCTTGGATGACTTGTGGGATACTGCAACATGGGATGAGCTGACAAGACCCTTATACGCCATTCCATCTGAATTTCAGAAAGGCAGCAGAGTTATTTTAACAAGTCGAAAAAAGGAAGTGGCTTTGCATGGAAAATTCCACAGTGATCCTCTTGATCTTCGATTGCTAAGACCAGAAgaaagttgggagttatttgagaaAAAGGTGTTCGGAGAAGAACGTTGCCCTGATGAACTAAAAGATGTTGGAGAGAAAATAGCCGAAAAGTGTGATGGGCTTCCTTTGGTACTTGATTTGATCGGCGGAGTCATttcaagaaaggaaaagaaagaggCTTTGTGGATTGAAGTTCTCAACAATTTGAGTTCCTTTATTTTTAAGGATGAAGAGGAAGTGATGAAGGTTATACAATTAAGTTATGACAATTTGTCAGATCACCTAAAGCCGTGCTTTCTGTACCTTGCAAGTTATCCAAAGGACGAAGATATTGTTATATCTTTGTTGAAAGAGTTATGGACTGATGAAGGACTTGTGGAACCAACTGATTTGAAGAGTGTGGAAGAAGTAACGGAGATTTATGTGGATGAGTTAATTTCTAGTAGCTTGGTAATTGTGAGAGGTGGTAGCGAACAGAGTTGCCAAATTCATGATCTTGTGCATGATTTTTGTTCGATAAAATCTAGACAGGAAAAATTGTTTGATTTGACGAGCTCAATTGTtctatcttcatcttcttcagaTCTGATGCTGCGTCGACGGGCCATTAGTTTTGATGAGGGCATTTATTCAGATGATTCTTCCTTTTTCAGTCCAGAAAAGAGAAATCCTTGTGCTAAACACCTCCTCTCTTTGAAGATAGAATCTGGATTTCTGTATAACTGGCACCTAAGACACCTGAGGCTTCTTAAAAGGTTGGAACTGCGTTATATAATGTTGACAGATACTGCGCTGAATGAAATAGGCATGCTTGTTCATTTGAGGTGCTTAAGGATTTGGATGGATGCAAAAGCTCTCCCTCTGTCATTTTCAAACCTCTGCAATCTAGATACTTTGGTGGTGGAAAACAGTGAACCAAACCTGGTATTATCCCCTACTATCTGGAGTCTTGCAAAGCTACGATATGTGCAGATCGAAAGGACTTGTTCTGTCTTTGGTTCGGATATTCACAAACCAACAAAATTAGAAAATCTGACTACATTATCTCTTCTCAAGCTTTCCTGTTCGGTAGactcagaaaatattttcaaaagatttcCCAATCTTCGAACCCTTGATTTCAGCATGGAATGTTCAGCACCGGAGCAGATTTATTTTCCAAGATTGGATGTCCTTAATAAACTTGAAATGGTGAGTGCAAGTTTTAAGTGCCGTGGGCGTACTCATGTACATCAGTTTGATTTTCACTTCCCATCAAGCTTGAAAGTAGTGTACTTGGTTGGGTTCCATCTGGCATCAGATGAACTGTCAAGAATTGGGAGATCACTACCCAACCTTCAAAAGCTGAGACTATATGGAGCAAGTATCGAAGGGGGAAAAGAATGGAACATGGAACAAGTCACCTTCCACAATCTCAAATCTCTACAACTGGTTTATATGTGTTTTTCTGAATGGCAGGTTATTGCAGATGAATCCTTTCCCGTGCTCGAGAAATTATATATACCATATTGTACTGATCTTATAGAGATCCCAGAGAGTTTTGGAGATATTGCTTCATTAAAGTTTATCACAGTGTCGAATAGCCCTCAGCTTAAAGAGTCGGCACTCAAGATTAAGGAATACGTTGAAGAAATGACCGGAGAAGACAAGCTTGAAGTAGAGTACTAG
- the LOC124885109 gene encoding putative late blight resistance protein homolog R1A-10 isoform X3: MEREKENEGKREDGEANSSSQVSSAMLREDIVNLHDFIERLKIEEDQIVLDTDRIEKLKLELTFLSACLQLCYYISDGSNAKMSCISYKVHDLVQSLFHQRGDYMLVKLKDHVVPRLLENIKSFIISHRQSESSATMTEEKLVELLDAVLVNLHYLPKVRAELFLPSMTQYELLQNVFGNLRDFHGLKVNGCVEHKAIEYVLPQLQLMAERVGHFCLVLLSYQLDKTDETDEEDVDETDGKDDETDEEDEDGLDHMFLKSSTFEVSQVNSMLVHLLLKITPVSLEVMHICSTILEASKSAEVGHFIKQLLEASPDILREHLIHLQEHMFNAIPRSTSASNIHVMIEFLLIILTDMPKDLIHYEKLFVLLARVGELIREVSILIRNLEENSTDEENMKKISCASQDLLENIELLKEDLRHVFLESPADSSQLCFPMSDGPLFMTLLLRNLNDLLNSNAYSVTLIKEEISRVKEDLEHIRSFFGNVEQELHRDLWTRVLDVAYEAEHAINSILARDRGLLQLIFLLPETVGKIKLVRKEVQEKISKNMSIIFANSPNKPVINKSSIASKIIVGFEEETEWIIQKLTSGPAEVDVISIVGMPGLGKTTLAYRVYTEKSVVGHFDVRAWCTVDQERNEKKLLQKVFNEVIGLKERVSEDDIDDDVADKLRRQLFGKRYLIVLDDLWDTATWDELTRPLYAIPSEFQKGSRVILTSRKKEVALHGKFHSDPLDLRLLRPEESWELFEKKVFGEERCPDELKDVGEKIAEKCDGLPLVLDLIGGVISRKEKKEALWIEVLNNLSSFIFKDEEEVMKVIQLSYDNLSDHLKPCFLYLASYPKDEDIVISLLKELWTDEGLVEPTDLKSVEEVTEIYVDELISSSLVIVRGGSEQSCQIHDLVHDFCSIKSRQEKLFDLTSSIVLSSSSSDLMLRRRAISFDEGIYSDDSSFFSPEKRNPCAKHLLSLKIESGFLYNWHLRHLRLLKRLELRYIMLTDTALNEIGMLVHLRCLRIWMDAKALPLSFSNLCNLDTLVVENSEPNLVLSPTIWSLAKLRYVQIERTCSVFGSDIHLISAWNVQHRSRFIFQDWMSLINLKW, encoded by the exons ATggaaagagaaaaggaaaatgaagggAAAAGAGAGGACGGAGAAGCAAACAGCTCATCG CAGGTATCATCTGCTATGCTTCGAGAGGACATTGTCAATCTTCATGATTTCATAGAGAGGTTAAAGATTGAAGAGGATCAAATTGTTCTTGACACGGATCGAATTGAAAAGCTGAAACTGGAGCTGACATTTTTGTCGGCATGTTTACAGCTTTGTTATTACATTTCGGATGGTTCAAATGCCAAAATGTCTTGCATATCATATAAGGTTCATGATCTGGTTCAGTCACTTTTTCATCAGAGAGGAGATTACATGCTGGTTAAATTAAAGGATCATGTCGTTCCTCGCCTCcttgaaaatatcaaaagttttatCATCTCACATCGTCAATCTGAATCAAGTGCCACCATGACTGAGGAGAAGTTGGTTGAACTTTTGGACGCGGTCCTTGTGAATCTCCATTATCTACCCAAGGTTCGTGCTGAGTTGTTTTTGCCATCAATGACTCAATATGAGCTTCTTCAGAATGTATTTGGCAATTTAAGAGATTTCCATGGGCTGAAAGTAAATGGTTGCGTTGAGCATAAGGCAATTGAATATGTCTTACCACAGCTTCAACTTATGGCTGAGAGAGTAGGACACTTCTGTTTGGTCCTTTTGTCTTATCAACTTGATAAGACAGATGAAACAGATGAAGAAGATGTAGATGAAACAGATGGAAAAGATGATGAAacagatgaagaagatgaagatggaCTTGATCATATGTTTTTGAAGTCATCTACTTTTGAAGTCTCTCAAGTCAATTCCATGCTAGTTCATCTACTTTTGAAGATAACTCCGGTTTCACTGGAGGTTATGCACATATGTTCTACAATATTGGAAGCTTCAAAGTCAGCTGAAGTTGGACACTTCATTAAGCAGCTCCTAGAAGCATCTCCAGACATTCTTAGAGAACATCTGATTCACCTACAAGAGCACATGTTTAATGCTATACCTCGTAGCACTTCAGCGTCCAACATTCATGTCATGATAGAGTTCCTATTGATTATTCTTACAGATATGCCAAAGGACTTGATTcattatgaaaaattatttgttCTATTGGCACGTGTTGGAGAACTTATTAGGGAGGTGTCCATTCTCATTCGCAACTTAGAAGAGAACTCAACGGATGAagagaatatgaaaaaaataagttgtgCAAGTCAAGATTTGCTGGAAAATATTGAACTTCTGAAGGAAGATCTCAGACATGTTTTCTTGGAATCCCCTGCAGACTCATCTCAGCTCTGCTTCCCCATGAGTGATGGACCGCTCTTCATGACTCTTCTACTCAGAAACTTAAATGACTTGCTCAATTCCAATGCTTATTCAGTTACTTTGATAAAAGAAGAAATCAGTCGGGTGAAAGAAGACTTAGAACACATAAGATCGTTCTTTGGGAATGTGGAGCAAGAATTGCATAGAGATCTTTGGACTCGTGTTCTAGATGTGGCATATGAGGCGGAACATGCCATTAACTCAATTCTTGCCAGAGATCGTGGTCTCTTGCAGCTTATCTTCTTACTTCCTGAAACCGTAGGAAAGATCAAGCTTGTCAGAAAAGAGGTACAAGAGAAGATCTCCAAGAACATGAGTATCATTTTTGCGAACTCTCCCAACAAGCCAGTtataaacaagtcatcaatagcTAGTAAAATAATTGTAGGTTTTGAGGAGGAGACAGAGTGGATAATCCAGAAGCTCACCAGCGGACCAGCTGAGGTAGATGTCATTTCCATAGTCGGCATGCCGGGGCTTGGGAAAACAACTTTGGCTTACAGAGTATATACTGAAAAGTCTGTTGTTGGTCATTTCGACGTTCGTGCTTGGTGCACAGTTGACCAGGAACGTAATGAGAAAAAGTTGTTGCAGAAAGTTTTCAATGAAGTTATTGGTTTGAAAGAAAGAGTCAGTGAGGATGACATAGACGATGACGTTGCTGATAAGCTACGGAGACAACTGTTTGGAAAGAGGTACCTTATTGTCTTGGATGACTTGTGGGATACTGCAACATGGGATGAGCTGACAAGACCCTTATACGCCATTCCATCTGAATTTCAGAAAGGCAGCAGAGTTATTTTAACAAGTCGAAAAAAGGAAGTGGCTTTGCATGGAAAATTCCACAGTGATCCTCTTGATCTTCGATTGCTAAGACCAGAAgaaagttgggagttatttgagaaAAAGGTGTTCGGAGAAGAACGTTGCCCTGATGAACTAAAAGATGTTGGAGAGAAAATAGCCGAAAAGTGTGATGGGCTTCCTTTGGTACTTGATTTGATCGGCGGAGTCATttcaagaaaggaaaagaaagaggCTTTGTGGATTGAAGTTCTCAACAATTTGAGTTCCTTTATTTTTAAGGATGAAGAGGAAGTGATGAAGGTTATACAATTAAGTTATGACAATTTGTCAGATCACCTAAAGCCGTGCTTTCTGTACCTTGCAAGTTATCCAAAGGACGAAGATATTGTTATATCTTTGTTGAAAGAGTTATGGACTGATGAAGGACTTGTGGAACCAACTGATTTGAAGAGTGTGGAAGAAGTAACGGAGATTTATGTGGATGAGTTAATTTCTAGTAGCTTGGTAATTGTGAGAGGTGGTAGCGAACAGAGTTGCCAAATTCATGATCTTGTGCATGATTTTTGTTCGATAAAATCTAGACAGGAAAAATTGTTTGATTTGACGAGCTCAATTGTtctatcttcatcttcttcagaTCTGATGCTGCGTCGACGGGCCATTAGTTTTGATGAGGGCATTTATTCAGATGATTCTTCCTTTTTCAGTCCAGAAAAGAGAAATCCTTGTGCTAAACACCTCCTCTCTTTGAAGATAGAATCTGGATTTCTGTATAACTGGCACCTAAGACACCTGAGGCTTCTTAAAAGGTTGGAACTGCGTTATATAATGTTGACAGATACTGCGCTGAATGAAATAGGCATGCTTGTTCATTTGAGGTGCTTAAGGATTTGGATGGATGCAAAAGCTCTCCCTCTGTCATTTTCAAACCTCTGCAATCTAGATACTTTGGTGGTGGAAAACAGTGAACCAAACCTGGTATTATCCCCTACTATCTGGAGTCTTGCAAAGCTACGATATGTGCAGATCGAAAGGACTTGTTCTGTCTTTGGTTCGGATATTCA CTTGATTTCAGCATGGAATGTTCAGCACCGGAGCAGATTTATTTTCCAAGATTGGATGTCCTTAATAAACTTGAAATGGTGA